The genomic interval TGCGAAGCGCTGCCGATCATGACCTCGGGCTGGTTTATCGGATGCATGTCCAGGAACACCATCATCTGCCGCAGGTGGTATTGTGCCCGAGCCGTGCCGAGCGCCCCGACCGACGCACCCATGATCGCAGCAGGCTTTCCGCTCCATGCGTTGTCTCCATAAGGCCGAGACGCCCAGTCGATCGCATTCTTCAGCACACCTGGCACCGAGTAGTTGTACTCCGGCGTGGCGAACAGGATCGCGTCCGCTTCACGGATGTGGCTCTTCAGTCGGAGCACCTCGGCGGGCGGATCGCGTTCCTCGTCTTGGCAGAACAACGGGATGCTGTCGATCTCGAAAATCTCTAGTGTTGCTCCTTCAGGCGCGAGTTCGGCGGCTGCTCGCAGTGCGCTTGCGTTATATGACGCCTGCCGAAGACTCCCTGCGATACCGAGAATGTGGATCCGTTCGCTCATGTCGCGTCCTTTCCGGCGTCAGATGCCTTGCGGCCTGGCCTAGCTCTCGGGATCCTAGTTTCCCAGGATCTCGTTCAGCCCCTCAAGAACCTTCTCAACTTCTTCCTGCGTGAGGAGCCCGAGTCTCTTCCCGATTCGATCCACCGACAAAGTCCGGATCTGGCTTATCTTGACCCACGTCGGCTTTGGGA from Actinomycetota bacterium carries:
- a CDS encoding NAD(P)H-dependent oxidoreductase yields the protein MSERIHILGIAGSLRQASYNASALRAAAELAPEGATLEIFEIDSIPLFCQDEERDPPAEVLRLKSHIREADAILFATPEYNYSVPGVLKNAIDWASRPYGDNAWSGKPAAIMGASVGALGTARAQYHLRQMMVFLDMHPINQPEVMIGSASQRFDEHGRLTDPTSRDLIAKLLQKLVDRARLDG